The Ignavibacteriota bacterium genomic sequence GGATCCACCGTTACCGATGTTTCCGGCGTTGGTACACCATTAAATCTTTCAATAAATAATGTGAATAGTGTGGTTTGGACACCAGATGGTCTTAATGTTAATAATGAAGTAAGAATTAAATCTAATAATACCGCTACAAAAATTTACAATGCTTGCACAGCTTCAAATGAAATAACTTTTGAAGCTTGGATTTTGCCTACTGATATGACACAAAGAAATGTATACGCAAGAATAATGACATTATCAAATAACGACAGTCACCAGAGAAATTTGGGTATTATTCAGTATGGGGCAGATTATTATTCACAATTAAGAACCACTTCAACGGATTTGAATGGTTCACCGGCATCTGTTAGTTCAGCTAACATTAGAAAATTGACTCATATTGTATATACCAGAAACTCAAGCGGAAATGTTGGGATTTATGTTGATGGAACTAGAGTTGTAAATGAAACAATAAGTGGTAATTTCTCAAATTGGGATAATGCCTACTATTTATATCTTGCTAGTGAAGTCGCAAATGGATTTTATTGGGAAGGCACATATTATTTAGTTGCAATTTATAGTAAAGCATTTAATCAAAGTGAAGTTTTACAAAATTATAATTTTGGTGTTGAGTCAGATAATTTACCATTATTTATTAAAAATCCAGTTGGCGGACAAAATTTAAATGTCGGACAAACAGCGACATTTACCGCTAAAGCTATTGGAACAGCACCTTTGACATATCAATGGACAAAAAATAATAGTAATATTTCCGGGGCAACAAATTCTACTTATACAACACCTTCTGTTTCCTTGGCTGATAACGGAGCAGTTTATAGATGTGTTGCAACAAGCGCAGATGGTTCAGCTACAAGTTCACCAGCTACAATTACAGTTTCTGCACCCGACTCAAGAATTACAACAGATGTTATTGCATTATATACTTTTAGAGAAGGTTCTGGTAATACCGTAAATGATGTATCCGGTGTTGGTACTCCAGTTAATTTAATAATTAATACACCTAATTCAGTTGAATGGACTACTAATGGTTTGCAAATAAACAGTGAAGCAAATATTCTTTCACAGTCTGCAGCAACAAAATTACAGTCAATGTGTGCGTCAACAGATAGATTAACTATTGAAGCTTGGATTAAACCGGCAAATATCACCCAAACAGGGTCAGCAAGAATAGTAACTTACTCGATTGATCAATCGAACAGAAACTTTTTAATAGGTCAAGATGGCGATGATTTTGAAGGAATTGTTCGTTCAAATACATCTTCAAGTAATACAACTGCATCTACTGATGGTTCCGCAACAACTGATTTAACACATGTTGTTATTGAATTTAGAACAGATCAAACATTAATTTTGTTCGTTAATGGTGTTGAAAAATCCAGAAAATCATGTACTGGAGATTTTTCAACTTGGAATACATCTTATAGATTGGCAATTGCAAATGAAGTTTTAGATTCAAAACCATGGTTGGGAACATTTAACTATCTTGCAATTTTTAATAGAAGTTTAACCTCTGAAGAAATTTTGCATAATTATAATATGGGACCTTACGGACTTGAAAATATTAATTCTCCTACGGAATTAGTTGTTTCTACAAGTGAAGTTGGTAAAGTTAATGTTAGTTGGACAGACAACTCAACC encodes the following:
- a CDS encoding T9SS type A sorting domain-containing protein — translated: MPNERVSENLQVLYNFKDGTGSTVTDVSGVGTPLNLSINNVNSVVWTPDGLNVNNEVRIKSNNTATKIYNACTASNEITFEAWILPTDMTQRNVYARIMTLSNNDSHQRNLGIIQYGADYYSQLRTTSTDLNGSPASVSSANIRKLTHIVYTRNSSGNVGIYVDGTRVVNETISGNFSNWDNAYYLYLASEVANGFYWEGTYYLVAIYSKAFNQSEVLQNYNFGVESDNLPLFIKNPVGGQNLNVGQTATFTAKAIGTAPLTYQWTKNNSNISGATNSTYTTPSVSLADNGAVYRCVATSADGSATSSPATITVSAPDSRITTDVIALYTFREGSGNTVNDVSGVGTPVNLIINTPNSVEWTTNGLQINSEANILSQSAATKLQSMCASTDRLTIEAWIKPANITQTGSARIVTYSIDQSNRNFLIGQDGDDFEGIVRSNTSSSNTTASTDGSATTDLTHVVIEFRTDQTLILFVNGVEKSRKSCTGDFSTWNTSYRLAIANEVLDSKPWLGTFNYLAIFNRSLTSEEILHNYNMGPYGLENINSPTELVVSTSEVGKVNVSWTDNSTNEDGYQIERTLASPINWQLLTIVDQNQNTFLDETVGEGKNYIYRVRAANEFAGLFSDYSNEASVVTLLNKPVNLLGKADEVGVISLIWEDKSSNEDGYIIERGTGDPIVYSILATTNANAASYNDNTVQEGVIYSYKIKAFNSLLESGYSNSIMLRSKASFVLAPSGLKAQLDPVFGVPVLTWTDNAFNELGFVIERRSSNVGSVFSIIDTVDMDVNTYLDEKVLDSTSYIYRIYAFNEEYLSEYSNTEFIDVWTDINSQKEIPDEFGLLQNYPNPFNPTTNIAFNLPKSSKVRLKIYNLIGQEIMTLTDKNYSAGVFNITFDAKNLTAGIYIYSINAESEDGQKFVQSKKLVLLK